A window from Glaciimonas sp. PCH181 encodes these proteins:
- a CDS encoding Rid family detoxifying hydrolase, translating to MVKTAVHSDQAPAAIGAYSQAIKIDNTVYLTAQIPLDPRTMELVEGDEAQFVQVFENIKAVAEAAGGSLADIVKLNIYLIDLSKSAILNAVTARYFQQPYPARASLGVASLPKNAQVSIDAIMMLG from the coding sequence ATGGTCAAGACCGCCGTCCACAGTGACCAAGCGCCTGCCGCCATTGGCGCTTATTCGCAGGCTATCAAGATCGATAACACTGTTTATCTGACGGCACAAATTCCGCTAGACCCGCGCACCATGGAATTGGTGGAAGGGGATGAGGCGCAGTTTGTGCAAGTGTTCGAGAATATCAAGGCAGTGGCTGAAGCGGCCGGTGGTTCTCTCGCCGATATCGTCAAGCTGAATATTTACCTCATTGATCTCAGCAAGTCGGCCATTCTCAATGCCGTGACGGCGCGTTATTTTCAGCAGCCGTATCCCGCGCGCGCTTCGCTGGGTGTTGCTTCGCTGCCGAAGAATGCTCAGGTTTCAATCGATGCAATCATGATGCTGGGCTGA
- a CDS encoding L-lactate permease has translation MIWQQNYNPFGNMLISTLLAIVPVAVMLIGLGFLHLKAHIAAFAGLLSAFFVAVFAFGMPADLAIRAAGMGGLTGLMPIGWIVLNIIFLHQLTEQNGSFKVLQDSIAGITEDRRLQLLLIAFSFGAFFEGAAGFGTPVAVTASILIGLGFSPLAASGLSLIANTAPVAFGALGTPLITLAKVHGYDVMAISSMVGRQLPLFSLLVPFWMIWAFGGRKAVVEIWPAILVSGLSFAIPQYLVSNFIGPELVDVIAAISSLVALVLFLRVWQPKRIWTSASLRQHDDSRVEGHTLAKRETHSCSAVMRAWMPWAILTVFVFVWGLPPVKTFWNNLFAPAFQIPGLHNLVQKVAPAVAIPHLEGAVYVFSLFSATGTGILLAALLGGLIMRYSIMQLVASYFRTVWLIRYSLLTITLMLALGTLTRFSGLDTTLGLAFATTGVMYPFFGTLMGWMGVALTGSDTASNVLFGGMQKVAADQLGLSPNLMGAANSAGGVMGKMIDAQSIVVASTATRWFNHEGDILRYVFFHSIALACLVGIFVTLQAYVFPFTLMVVH, from the coding sequence ATGATCTGGCAGCAAAACTACAACCCCTTCGGAAATATGCTCATCTCGACGCTACTGGCGATTGTGCCAGTAGCCGTCATGCTGATAGGCCTCGGATTTTTACACCTGAAGGCGCACATCGCGGCATTTGCAGGGCTGCTCAGCGCATTCTTCGTCGCTGTGTTTGCATTTGGCATGCCGGCCGATCTGGCGATTCGGGCAGCCGGAATGGGCGGTCTTACCGGGCTGATGCCGATCGGCTGGATCGTGCTCAATATCATCTTTTTGCATCAACTGACCGAGCAGAATGGCTCATTCAAAGTCTTACAGGATTCCATCGCAGGCATCACCGAAGATCGACGATTGCAACTGCTGCTGATCGCCTTTTCTTTCGGCGCTTTTTTCGAAGGTGCGGCCGGTTTCGGTACGCCGGTTGCGGTAACGGCGTCGATCCTGATCGGCCTCGGATTCTCACCGCTAGCGGCATCGGGATTGAGCCTGATCGCCAACACTGCACCAGTGGCATTCGGCGCGCTCGGAACGCCTCTTATCACTTTAGCCAAGGTCCACGGCTATGACGTGATGGCGATTTCGTCCATGGTCGGTCGCCAATTACCGTTATTCTCGTTACTTGTACCTTTCTGGATGATCTGGGCATTTGGCGGTCGCAAGGCAGTCGTCGAAATCTGGCCAGCGATCCTGGTCAGCGGGTTAAGTTTCGCGATTCCGCAATATCTGGTTTCTAATTTCATCGGTCCGGAACTGGTAGACGTGATCGCCGCGATCAGCTCACTGGTGGCTTTGGTGTTGTTCCTGCGGGTGTGGCAACCCAAGCGCATCTGGACCTCCGCATCGCTACGCCAGCACGACGACAGCCGCGTAGAAGGCCACACTCTTGCCAAGCGTGAAACCCATTCCTGCAGCGCTGTCATGCGCGCCTGGATGCCGTGGGCGATCCTGACCGTCTTCGTGTTCGTCTGGGGCTTGCCGCCGGTGAAAACGTTCTGGAATAACTTGTTCGCACCGGCGTTTCAGATTCCCGGCCTGCACAATCTGGTTCAGAAAGTCGCGCCCGCAGTAGCCATACCGCATCTGGAAGGGGCCGTATACGTCTTTAGTCTATTCTCGGCAACCGGCACCGGGATTCTGCTGGCAGCGTTGCTTGGCGGTCTGATCATGCGATATTCGATTATGCAACTCGTAGCAAGCTACTTCCGGACAGTCTGGCTGATCCGCTATTCGCTGCTGACCATTACGCTGATGCTCGCGCTGGGCACGTTAACCCGCTTCTCTGGCCTGGATACCACGCTGGGTCTTGCTTTCGCCACTACCGGCGTTATGTATCCCTTCTTTGGCACGCTGATGGGATGGATGGGCGTGGCGCTGACAGGCTCTGACACTGCCTCCAACGTGTTATTCGGTGGCATGCAAAAGGTTGCCGCAGATCAGTTGGGACTCAGCCCAAACTTAATGGGTGCAGCGAATAGTGCGGGTGGTGTCATGGGCAAGATGATCGATGCGCAATCGATCGTCGTAGCCTCCACCGCAACGCGCTGGTTCAATCATGAGGGCGACATCCTGCGGTATGTGTTTTTCCACTCGATTGCATTGGCCTGTTTGGTGGGAATTTTCGTGACGCTACAGGCGTATGTATTTCCGTTCACGCTGATGGTCGTGCACTGA
- a CDS encoding NAD(P)/FAD-dependent oxidoreductase, translated as MSSSKPPSIVIVGAGPAGVRAAETLVAAGLHPIVVDENVRSGGQIYRQPPEGFQRSKKTLYGFESAKADAIHQSFNALRAQVDYRPETLVWNCDAGQLDLLHQGRHQILDFSHMILCTGAMDRIMPFPGWLLPGVYTLGAAQVALKAQGCVIGGRIVLVGSGPLLYLVAYQYAKAGADVVAVLDTASFSGKLRATGALLRQPLTFAKGLYFIGWLRSRGIRIVEGVDNIAVSGDLKVRQITWQRNGKSEQLECAAVAAGFGLRSETQLADLAGCAFEFDSLNQQWLPVRDAAGRSSVPGIYLAGDGSGIAGADAAELAGQRAALALLQDMGKPVVLAQAARIDHALQGIQAFRRGLESAFPVPVHWAREAADDLVICRCEEITAGELRRSVQHADTIEMNRLKALTRVGMGRCQGRVCGAAAAEILACASGKTVAEVGRLRGQPPVKPFPVASVMLAQQLATSSQELP; from the coding sequence ATGAGCAGCAGCAAGCCGCCTTCGATTGTGATTGTCGGTGCAGGTCCAGCCGGTGTGCGGGCCGCTGAAACGCTGGTGGCGGCAGGGCTGCACCCGATAGTGGTGGATGAAAATGTACGTTCTGGCGGGCAAATATACCGCCAGCCGCCGGAAGGATTTCAGCGCTCTAAAAAGACTTTGTATGGTTTCGAGTCGGCCAAGGCGGACGCGATTCATCAATCTTTTAACGCGTTGCGTGCGCAGGTCGACTATCGACCGGAAACGCTGGTGTGGAACTGTGATGCCGGGCAACTCGACTTGCTGCATCAGGGCCGTCATCAGATACTCGACTTCTCCCACATGATCCTGTGTACCGGCGCGATGGACCGCATCATGCCGTTTCCGGGCTGGTTGTTGCCGGGCGTCTACACGCTGGGCGCGGCGCAAGTCGCATTGAAAGCGCAGGGCTGTGTGATCGGTGGTCGGATCGTGCTGGTCGGTTCCGGGCCGTTGCTGTATCTGGTTGCCTATCAGTATGCGAAGGCCGGTGCCGACGTTGTAGCAGTGCTCGATACTGCATCATTTTCTGGCAAGTTGCGCGCAACCGGGGCCTTGCTGCGGCAACCGCTGACGTTCGCCAAGGGTTTGTATTTTATTGGCTGGTTGCGCAGTCGCGGTATTCGCATCGTTGAAGGCGTGGACAACATCGCGGTTAGCGGCGATCTGAAAGTGCGGCAGATTACCTGGCAGCGCAATGGTAAATCGGAACAGCTCGAATGCGCGGCTGTGGCTGCCGGTTTCGGCTTGCGTTCAGAAACCCAACTCGCTGATCTGGCTGGTTGTGCCTTTGAATTCGATAGTCTCAATCAACAATGGTTGCCGGTGCGTGATGCGGCAGGCCGCAGCAGTGTGCCTGGCATTTATCTGGCCGGTGATGGCAGTGGTATCGCCGGTGCGGATGCTGCGGAATTGGCCGGGCAACGTGCTGCGCTGGCGTTGTTACAGGATATGGGCAAGCCGGTGGTGCTGGCGCAGGCCGCCCGTATCGATCACGCATTGCAAGGGATTCAAGCGTTTCGGCGCGGGTTGGAAAGTGCGTTCCCGGTGCCGGTACATTGGGCCAGAGAAGCTGCGGACGATCTGGTGATCTGTCGTTGCGAGGAGATTACTGCTGGCGAGTTGCGCCGCAGCGTACAACATGCCGACACAATCGAAATGAATCGGCTCAAAGCCTTGACACGAGTTGGCATGGGACGTTGTCAGGGGCGGGTTTGCGGGGCGGCAGCAGCGGAGATTCTGGCCTGCGCCTCGGGCAAAACGGTGGCCGAAGTCGGTCGTTTGCGCGGACAACCGCCGGTCAAGCCGTTTCCGGTGGCGTCCGTCATGCTGGCGCAACAGCTTGCAACATCTTCACAGGAGTTGCCATGA
- a CDS encoding SDR family oxidoreductase — protein MSNEKVAIVTAGGSGMGADAARKLAQDGFRVAILSSSGKGEALAKELGGIGITGSNQSNDDLKRLVDQVVEKWGRIDVLVNSAGHGPRAPVLELTDEDWHKGMDVYFLNAVRPTRLVTPIMLQQKSGVIINISTFAAFEPDPVFPTSGIFRAGLAAFTKLYADKYASQNIRMNNVLPGFIDSLPEKEEFRSRIPMERYGKSSEIAGVIAFLASEAAGYITGQNIRVDGGITRSV, from the coding sequence ATGTCAAATGAAAAAGTAGCTATTGTAACGGCTGGCGGAAGCGGGATGGGTGCTGATGCGGCCCGTAAACTGGCGCAGGATGGCTTTCGTGTGGCGATTCTTTCATCGTCTGGAAAAGGCGAGGCTTTGGCGAAGGAATTGGGCGGTATTGGCATTACCGGCTCGAACCAGTCCAACGACGATTTGAAGCGGCTGGTGGATCAGGTTGTTGAGAAATGGGGCCGGATTGATGTTTTGGTCAACAGCGCCGGTCATGGTCCGCGCGCCCCTGTTCTGGAACTGACGGATGAAGATTGGCACAAGGGGATGGATGTTTATTTCCTCAATGCTGTGCGCCCGACGCGGCTGGTCACACCGATCATGCTGCAACAGAAATCTGGCGTAATTATCAATATTTCTACATTTGCCGCTTTCGAGCCTGATCCTGTATTCCCGACATCGGGGATATTCCGCGCTGGCTTAGCTGCTTTCACAAAGTTGTACGCAGATAAATATGCTTCGCAAAATATTCGCATGAATAACGTGCTGCCGGGCTTTATCGACAGCCTGCCAGAAAAGGAAGAATTCCGCAGCCGCATTCCGATGGAACGCTACGGTAAGAGCAGCGAAATTGCGGGTGTGATCGCTTTCCTTGCCTCTGAAGCTGCTGGCTATATTACTGGCCAAAATATCCGCGTAGATGGTGGCATCACGCGCTCAGTGTAA
- a CDS encoding (2Fe-2S)-binding protein, giving the protein MTILIRVAETERSPVAFWLDGEAVTGLSGDSVLTAVLTSGDRVRVSEFSGMPRAGFCLIGACQDCWMRTEDGAPLRACTTLIQPGMRLLTSGIRGDA; this is encoded by the coding sequence ATGACGATTCTTATCAGAGTAGCTGAAACAGAGCGCTCGCCGGTCGCGTTCTGGCTAGACGGTGAGGCTGTGACAGGTCTCAGCGGCGACAGCGTTTTGACCGCCGTGCTGACCAGCGGCGACCGGGTCCGTGTGTCCGAATTCAGCGGTATGCCGCGTGCCGGATTTTGCCTGATTGGCGCTTGTCAGGATTGCTGGATGCGCACTGAAGATGGCGCGCCGTTGCGGGCTTGTACGACCCTGATTCAGCCGGGCATGCGTTTGTTAACCAGCGGTATCCGAGGTGACGCATGA
- a CDS encoding LysR substrate-binding domain-containing protein, translating into MKYWGSRRSTLPTLNHLVALEATARLGSFRAAAEEMHLTQGAVAQQIRALESELGYPLFVRQPRGLSTTTQGADYVDRVRLALGIIGDATKEFLDQNQQSAPGRLTLSTTSAFASRWLIPRLPRLAEAYPDISIMIDASDVVRPLYGKGRVDMAIRWGVPPFAEGNAQFLLPGKAIPVCAPILIAQKQLSSPESLADMPLISDSHNNWKRWFDAYRITGTRPTGLTFSQTSLALEAAEQGMGIALVPEVLVETALKTGALVQAIGGQYQLDTDVGFYILTALPYPGESITGKVVSWLLEEARLSQLNQLKINE; encoded by the coding sequence ATGAAATATTGGGGATCGCGCCGCAGTACATTGCCAACACTCAACCACCTTGTGGCGCTTGAAGCGACCGCGCGTCTGGGCAGCTTCAGGGCTGCGGCAGAAGAAATGCATCTGACCCAAGGCGCTGTGGCACAGCAGATTCGCGCTTTGGAAAGTGAACTTGGCTATCCCCTCTTCGTCCGTCAGCCACGCGGGCTGAGCACCACCACTCAAGGAGCGGATTACGTCGATCGTGTCAGGCTAGCCTTAGGGATCATTGGCGATGCCACCAAGGAATTTCTAGATCAAAATCAGCAAAGTGCCCCAGGACGACTAACGCTGAGTACCACGTCCGCTTTCGCCAGCCGCTGGCTGATTCCACGCTTACCCCGATTGGCCGAGGCTTATCCTGACATTTCCATCATGATCGATGCTTCGGACGTGGTACGACCTTTGTATGGCAAAGGACGGGTGGATATGGCGATCCGATGGGGCGTGCCCCCATTTGCGGAAGGTAATGCGCAATTTTTGCTACCGGGAAAGGCCATTCCGGTATGTGCGCCTATCCTGATCGCGCAGAAACAACTCAGCAGCCCGGAAAGTCTGGCTGACATGCCGCTTATCTCAGACAGTCATAACAACTGGAAGCGCTGGTTTGACGCGTATAGAATCACCGGCACCAGACCAACAGGCTTGACGTTCTCTCAAACCAGTTTAGCGCTGGAAGCGGCCGAGCAAGGAATGGGAATTGCGCTGGTACCCGAGGTTTTGGTGGAAACCGCCTTGAAAACCGGCGCGTTGGTGCAAGCGATAGGCGGGCAATATCAGTTGGATACAGACGTCGGATTTTATATCCTCACCGCACTGCCCTACCCCGGCGAATCGATCACCGGAAAAGTCGTCAGCTGGTTGCTGGAAGAAGCACGACTGAGCCAGCTAAACCAGCTAAAAATTAACGAATGA
- a CDS encoding ABC transporter permease has protein sequence MRKNGPISLLFHALVVAFVLAPLLIVCLVAFTPGDTLSLPTHGISLRWFRAIFDHPNFVDSFYISLQLAFISATVSVCIALPAGLAIGRFQFPGRDFLNALFLSPLIIPTLVLGVALMRLFAALGVAGSFGWLVVSHVVVITPYVLRLVLAAVVGMDKSAEHAAQSLGAGPWTVFRRITLPMILPGLTGGWLLAFINSFDELTMSIFVTTPATMTLPVRMYMYATESIDPMMASVSALMILITGVAMLILDRVYGLDKVLIGQQA, from the coding sequence ATGCGTAAAAATGGTCCGATTTCATTACTTTTTCATGCGTTGGTGGTGGCCTTCGTACTGGCACCATTGCTGATTGTTTGCCTGGTAGCGTTCACGCCGGGCGATACATTGTCGTTGCCGACGCACGGTATTTCGTTGCGCTGGTTCAGGGCAATATTCGATCATCCTAATTTTGTCGATTCGTTCTATATCAGTTTGCAGCTGGCGTTCATCTCCGCGACTGTGTCGGTGTGTATAGCATTGCCTGCCGGACTGGCGATTGGACGTTTTCAATTTCCTGGACGCGATTTTCTGAATGCATTATTTCTATCGCCGTTGATCATTCCTACGCTGGTGCTGGGCGTCGCTTTGATGCGACTTTTTGCGGCTTTAGGGGTGGCGGGATCGTTTGGCTGGCTGGTGGTATCGCACGTCGTGGTGATTACGCCGTATGTGTTGCGGCTGGTGCTGGCGGCGGTGGTCGGTATGGATAAAAGCGCAGAGCATGCCGCGCAGTCGTTAGGGGCCGGACCATGGACCGTTTTTCGGCGGATCACGCTGCCGATGATTCTGCCGGGATTGACCGGCGGCTGGCTGCTGGCTTTCATTAACAGTTTCGATGAATTGACGATGTCGATTTTTGTCACCACGCCAGCAACGATGACGCTGCCGGTACGCATGTATATGTACGCCACCGAATCGATTGATCCGATGATGGCATCGGTATCGGCGCTGATGATTTTGATTACTGGTGTCGCAATGCTGATTCTGGATCGCGTCTATGGATTGGATAAGGTATTGATTGGGCAGCAAGCATGA
- a CDS encoding FAD-binding oxidoreductase encodes MTERLIADVAIIGGGIMGSSAALALRGQQRSVVLLEQGWCGAQASGVNYGGVRRQGRAPIQMPLADRAHALWQRLPEIIGSDGEYIMSGHLRLARSADDMAILEAYRELTQPLGLSLELMGREAVHSRYPWLGKEVVGASLCATDGHANPRLVAAGFALAAKRQGAQIHEGSRVDSMTFDGKHFTLRTHNGLEVQSRFLLNCAGAWGANVAAQFGEPVPEQPIYPSMFVTEPLPKLVDVNLGLVGGGFYARQVERGNFVIGGARGRAQGSDQLALEATRPTSAATFQTMGMIYDIIPALRHALVIRSWTGIEGEMPDDQPVLGPSCTTPGLLHAFGFSGAGFQLGPAVGEVLAELVQGGISTTPIGPFGIQRFSLAG; translated from the coding sequence ATGACCGAGCGTCTGATAGCTGATGTTGCGATTATCGGCGGCGGCATAATGGGCAGTTCTGCGGCGCTGGCGCTGCGCGGTCAGCAGCGTTCAGTCGTCCTGTTAGAGCAGGGTTGGTGCGGCGCGCAGGCTAGCGGTGTCAACTATGGCGGCGTGCGCCGTCAGGGCCGCGCACCGATTCAAATGCCGTTGGCGGATCGGGCCCATGCGCTCTGGCAACGCCTGCCGGAAATCATCGGCAGCGATGGCGAATACATCATGTCCGGCCATCTGAGGTTGGCGCGCAGTGCGGACGACATGGCAATCCTCGAAGCTTACCGCGAGCTGACTCAGCCGCTGGGTCTGTCGCTAGAATTAATGGGGCGAGAAGCGGTGCATAGCCGCTATCCATGGCTGGGCAAAGAAGTAGTGGGCGCATCGCTGTGCGCCACCGACGGCCACGCTAATCCACGCTTGGTCGCCGCGGGGTTTGCGCTCGCAGCAAAACGTCAGGGCGCGCAGATACACGAAGGTAGTCGGGTCGACAGCATGACCTTTGACGGTAAACATTTCACTTTGCGTACCCATAATGGTCTGGAAGTACAGAGCCGTTTTCTGCTCAATTGTGCCGGTGCCTGGGGTGCTAACGTGGCGGCTCAGTTCGGTGAGCCGGTGCCGGAACAACCTATTTATCCGAGCATGTTCGTCACCGAGCCATTGCCGAAACTGGTAGATGTCAATCTTGGCCTGGTCGGTGGTGGTTTTTATGCGCGTCAGGTGGAACGCGGTAACTTCGTCATCGGCGGAGCACGCGGGCGGGCACAGGGTAGCGATCAATTGGCGCTGGAGGCAACGCGACCGACCTCTGCAGCCACGTTTCAGACGATGGGCATGATCTACGACATTATTCCGGCGCTGCGGCATGCGCTGGTAATCCGTAGCTGGACCGGGATTGAGGGCGAGATGCCGGATGATCAGCCGGTGCTCGGCCCTAGTTGTACTACGCCCGGTTTATTGCATGCGTTCGGTTTTTCCGGCGCTGGTTTTCAGCTAGGTCCTGCCGTCGGCGAGGTATTGGCCGAACTGGTGCAGGGCGGTATAAGTACAACGCCGATTGGGCCGTTCGGGATTCAGAGATTTAGTTTGGCAGGGTGA
- a CDS encoding ABC transporter substrate-binding protein encodes MKFKHLFLVASLLSALGVATTASAQTRTLYVGMNGGSLEKNYTSYIFPEFEKANNVKIVVVAGTSSDIIAKMQAQKDKPQMHVVFLDDGVMYRAIGMGLCQKLNETPVFKEIYPYARMANDQAVGIELGIVGIGYNKKLFDQKGWAAPTSWMDFADPKYKGKVVFQSISTSTFGLHSFLMLNRQFGGTDKNVDPGFQKWATTVGPNVLEYVSSSAKISEMVQTGEAAIFPLTSTAIANLKVKGIPAEFATPKEGGVLLMTGACALKNNSEQDLSQKLIEYLLGVSSQTKAMEYVNTIPINKNVKVPDAVQAKLGKVDQLMKHINTVDWDVINEKRNDWNNRWNRSVER; translated from the coding sequence ATGAAATTCAAGCATCTGTTTTTGGTGGCAAGCCTTCTGTCAGCGTTGGGGGTCGCGACGACGGCAAGTGCGCAAACGCGCACCCTGTATGTCGGTATGAACGGTGGCAGTTTAGAAAAAAATTACACCAGTTATATTTTCCCGGAATTTGAAAAAGCCAATAACGTGAAAATCGTTGTGGTCGCGGGGACGTCGTCCGACATCATCGCCAAAATGCAGGCGCAAAAGGACAAGCCGCAGATGCATGTCGTGTTTCTCGACGATGGCGTGATGTATCGGGCGATCGGCATGGGCTTATGCCAGAAGTTAAACGAAACGCCGGTGTTCAAAGAAATTTATCCTTATGCGCGCATGGCGAACGATCAGGCGGTAGGGATCGAACTTGGAATTGTCGGCATCGGCTATAACAAGAAATTGTTTGACCAAAAAGGCTGGGCGGCGCCGACATCATGGATGGATTTTGCCGATCCAAAATACAAAGGCAAGGTCGTATTCCAGTCTATTTCGACCAGTACTTTCGGGTTGCATAGTTTCTTGATGCTGAATCGCCAATTCGGCGGCACCGACAAGAACGTGGATCCTGGCTTCCAGAAGTGGGCGACGACGGTCGGTCCAAACGTGCTGGAATATGTCTCCAGTTCGGCCAAGATTTCAGAGATGGTGCAGACCGGCGAAGCGGCAATTTTCCCGCTGACATCGACGGCGATTGCGAATTTGAAAGTTAAAGGTATTCCAGCTGAATTTGCCACGCCTAAAGAAGGTGGGGTATTGCTGATGACCGGTGCTTGTGCATTGAAGAATAATTCGGAGCAGGATCTGTCGCAAAAACTGATTGAATATCTATTGGGCGTGTCGTCGCAAACCAAGGCGATGGAATACGTGAATACGATTCCAATCAACAAAAACGTCAAAGTGCCGGATGCGGTGCAGGCCAAGTTGGGCAAGGTCGATCAGTTGATGAAACATATCAATACGGTAGATTGGGATGTCATCAATGAGAAGCGCAATGACTGGAACAATCGCTGGAATCGCTCGGTCGAGCGCTGA
- a CDS encoding enolase C-terminal domain-like protein — translation MATNSQFQHDHPVITAVRVRALSVPLSTPLRTASGVMTVAPLLLFDIETNANVRGVSYIFTYTPTVLAATKQLAIDLSALVVGQALAPLTLLTALRKRVKLIGSYGLIDMVLAGIDMALWDAWARHLRQPLVRVLGGTTARPINAYASYGMDGVEQAGRNVMAAAEAGFKAVKIKIGYPTLKEDIAAVRTAHSASAGAVGIMVDYNQSLNVPEAITRCKALDSEGLLWIEEPTDFDDNAGHARIAASIETPLQLGENLYGPRLIATSLRDGASDLMMPDLMKVGGVSGWIETSAICAAQNVPVSNHFYQEVSIHMLAVTPTAHFLEYFAMADPILVDPLRIVDGKAYAPDAEGNGMTWQEKAINRFIC, via the coding sequence ATGGCGACCAATTCCCAATTTCAACACGACCACCCTGTCATCACCGCGGTGCGGGTGCGCGCACTTTCCGTCCCCTTATCGACACCGTTACGGACTGCAAGCGGGGTCATGACGGTGGCTCCATTGCTGCTATTTGACATCGAGACCAATGCCAATGTGCGCGGCGTCTCGTATATTTTTACTTACACCCCCACCGTGCTGGCGGCAACCAAACAACTTGCTATCGATCTTTCCGCACTCGTCGTAGGACAAGCACTAGCCCCGTTAACCTTGCTCACCGCGCTACGCAAACGGGTCAAGTTGATAGGCTCTTACGGGCTGATCGACATGGTGCTGGCGGGAATCGACATGGCGCTGTGGGATGCCTGGGCGCGCCACCTGCGTCAGCCACTCGTACGCGTACTAGGAGGCACCACGGCACGCCCTATCAACGCGTATGCAAGTTACGGCATGGATGGCGTCGAGCAGGCCGGTCGCAACGTGATGGCGGCTGCGGAAGCCGGTTTTAAGGCAGTCAAGATTAAGATCGGCTATCCGACCTTAAAGGAAGATATCGCCGCAGTCCGTACTGCCCATAGCGCAAGTGCAGGAGCGGTTGGCATCATGGTCGATTACAACCAAAGTCTGAACGTGCCCGAAGCGATCACGCGCTGCAAAGCGCTCGATAGCGAAGGCCTGTTATGGATCGAAGAACCTACCGACTTCGACGATAACGCAGGGCACGCCCGGATCGCAGCCAGCATCGAAACGCCGCTTCAATTAGGCGAAAACTTATACGGACCAAGACTGATCGCCACCAGTTTACGTGACGGCGCTTCGGATTTGATGATGCCGGATTTGATGAAGGTTGGCGGTGTCAGCGGGTGGATAGAAACGTCCGCGATCTGCGCTGCGCAAAACGTCCCGGTTTCGAACCATTTCTATCAAGAAGTCAGCATACATATGCTGGCCGTCACGCCCACCGCACATTTCCTCGAATATTTCGCCATGGCCGATCCAATCCTGGTCGATCCATTACGCATCGTCGATGGCAAAGCCTATGCGCCTGATGCCGAAGGCAACGGAATGACGTGGCAAGAGAAAGCCATTAACCGCTTTATTTGCTGA
- a CDS encoding carbon-nitrogen hydrolase family protein: MKTYPKFKAAACHVAPVYFDTPATIDKACAWIAEAAANGASLVAFPESFVSAFPVWCGVWAPVDTHEFFVKLASSTVLVNGPEIDRLRAEAKKHGVFVSIGINEGTPNSFGCIYDTNLLIGDDGSILNRHRKLVPTYWEKLVWANGDGSGLRVVDTRIGHIGALVCGENTNALARYSLLAQGENVHISSFSPRWPTHPPGEAAYDLEASIKLRAGAHAFEGKLFNIVASGFLPPEAIDMISRGDPRPRRLMEEASKSVSMILGPDGVPISPILRDEEGIVYADIDLERCVIPKQFQDVVGYYNRFDIFDVNVNRRAQSPARFSDQDSTEPYGEPGWSGAPQATSSSAEV; the protein is encoded by the coding sequence ATCCAAAATTTAAAGCGGCGGCGTGTCACGTAGCGCCCGTCTATTTCGATACACCCGCGACAATCGACAAGGCCTGCGCATGGATCGCAGAAGCCGCAGCCAACGGCGCGTCGCTAGTCGCATTTCCTGAATCGTTCGTGTCGGCTTTTCCCGTCTGGTGCGGTGTATGGGCACCGGTAGACACGCATGAATTCTTCGTCAAGCTGGCTTCATCCACAGTGCTAGTGAACGGACCGGAAATTGACCGCCTGCGCGCTGAAGCAAAAAAACACGGCGTCTTTGTATCCATCGGTATCAACGAAGGCACACCCAACAGTTTCGGCTGCATCTACGATACGAATTTGTTGATCGGCGACGACGGCAGTATCTTGAACCGCCATCGCAAACTGGTGCCAACCTACTGGGAAAAATTGGTCTGGGCGAATGGTGACGGCAGCGGATTGCGCGTGGTCGATACCCGCATTGGCCACATCGGCGCATTGGTTTGCGGCGAGAACACCAACGCACTAGCGCGCTACTCTTTGCTGGCACAAGGCGAGAACGTGCACATCTCATCGTTCTCACCACGCTGGCCTACGCATCCGCCGGGCGAAGCCGCCTACGACCTCGAAGCATCGATCAAGCTACGTGCCGGTGCCCATGCGTTTGAAGGCAAACTCTTCAACATCGTCGCTTCCGGTTTCTTGCCGCCGGAAGCCATTGATATGATCAGCCGTGGCGATCCGCGTCCGCGCCGTTTGATGGAGGAAGCATCGAAAAGCGTATCGATGATCCTAGGCCCGGATGGCGTGCCGATCAGCCCAATCCTGCGTGATGAAGAAGGCATCGTCTACGCCGATATCGATCTGGAACGTTGCGTTATACCGAAGCAATTCCAGGATGTAGTGGGTTACTACAACCGTTTCGATATCTTCGACGTAAACGTCAATCGTCGCGCCCAATCGCCAGCACGTTTCAGCGATCAGGACAGCACCGAGCCCTATGGCGAACCCGGCTGGTCGGGCGCGCCGCAAGCTACTTCGTCGAGCGCGGAAGTCTAA